A region from the Planctomycetia bacterium genome encodes:
- a CDS encoding JAB domain-containing protein, with the protein MKMLNSLARSPRLAELKVSYRRRTTLRGKPPPTPSIVNSSHTAEQYLRAVWDANKLELVEELYVVCLNGAHEAIGWLCVSSGGFDRAVVDIRMVFGVALQVASSAIIVAHNHPSGHVTPSLEDRAVTAKLRAAGDVLNIPLLDHIILSRADAFSFADAGLLQVSPRAVLVAE; encoded by the coding sequence ATGAAGATGCTCAACTCACTCGCCCGCAGCCCACGCCTTGCTGAACTCAAGGTTTCGTATCGGCGACGCACGACGTTGCGCGGCAAGCCACCACCCACACCGTCAATCGTCAATTCGTCTCACACGGCGGAGCAATACCTCCGCGCCGTGTGGGATGCCAACAAATTGGAGCTAGTGGAAGAGCTTTACGTCGTTTGTCTTAACGGAGCGCACGAGGCAATCGGCTGGCTCTGCGTTTCCAGCGGAGGCTTCGACCGAGCGGTGGTCGACATTCGGATGGTCTTTGGCGTTGCCTTACAGGTCGCCTCTTCCGCCATCATCGTGGCCCACAATCATCCCAGCGGTCACGTCACCCCTTCGCTGGAGGACCGCGCCGTGACGGCGAAGCTGAGAGCCGCGGGCGACGTGCTCAATATCCCGCTGCTGGACCACATTATTTTGAGCAGGGCGGACGCGTTCAGCTTCGCCGACGCGGGGTTACTGCAAGTCAGCCCCCGCGCTGTGTTGGTGGCCGAATGA